Within Mongoliitalea daihaiensis, the genomic segment ATACAAGCAATTCGCCTGATGGCATCCATCAATTTGTACAGGAAAACGAAGATAAGTTAATCGATGATTACCATGTATTGGTTTTATATAAACTCAAAGCAACTTTTTAATAGCGCTTTCGGTTGATTTGGGCATCTAAGGACAATCGTCCGGGGCCTGTAATGCTCAATACCACGAAGATCAATAAAAACAAGAGTGCCTTTTCTTTGGATGCAAAGGGGTCGTCTGCATGAACCATAAACGCCGCCACAAACATGGTGAATCCCAAGGGCAACAAGCAAATCCGGGTCATAAATCCTAACAGTAGCAATATGGCGCAAAAAAACTCGGAGAAAATCGCCAACTGAAGGGATACTGCCGGCCCTACACCTAAGGGGTCTCTAAAAGTACCGAGTTTATTGGTAAAATCTGCAATCTTGGCCCATCCATGGGTAAGCATCATGGCTGCTGAACCGATTCGAAGCAATGCCAGCGCAAAATCAAGCGCAAAAGGTTTGGTGCTAAAGATTAACTTTTTCATGGATTTGGGATTGTAATTGCATTTTATTTTTCCAAAAATAAGCATTTAATTCATTCTTGGCAGTAACTTAGGGATGCTTTATACAAACTAATCCAAATGAACTATATGAGATACCTGTGTCTGATCATAACTCTGTTAGTGCTACCCTTTTCTTTTTCCTTTGCCCAGCAAAAAAGTGATGCCTTAACTATTTAC encodes:
- a CDS encoding DoxX family protein translates to MKKLIFSTKPFALDFALALLRIGSAAMMLTHGWAKIADFTNKLGTFRDPLGVGPAVSLQLAIFSEFFCAILLLLGFMTRICLLPLGFTMFVAAFMVHADDPFASKEKALLFLLIFVVLSITGPGRLSLDAQINRKRY